One Sulfoacidibacillus ferrooxidans DNA window includes the following coding sequences:
- a CDS encoding ABC transporter ATP-binding protein, which yields MLKLLRYLKPYRTAVTLVLVLIFLQSLSSLYLPYLMSNIVDVGVVKGDIPYIIKIGGFMLLVTIIGGICAIFAGLFASKASAGFGQILRSKVFTHVENFTLHEFDQIGTSSLIVRTNNDIMQVQQLVNMMLRMMVMAPLTAIGGIIMAVYTDAKLSLIIVVVMPVLGLAIYAVLGRGISLFRVMQEKVDILNRVLRENLTGIRVIRSFGRTPYELHRFDAANLDLTDTSVRVYKIMAALMPMMMLIINLSTLAILWFGGIRINDGAMQVGNLMAFIQYVMQIMFSVMMVSMMAFMIPRGQASAVRIHEVLQMVPEISDPISEKMTGETRGDIEFRDVTFSYPGAQEPALAHLSFHIHAGETTAIIGGTGSGKSTLIHLIPRFYDIDSGSILVDGVDVREMSQAHLRAKIGFVPQKAVLFSETIAQNIRYGNENSTDEEVRKAAEVAQAYEFIATMKNGFDSVIAQGGANVSGGQKQRLAIARALVRKAEVYIFDDSFSALDFKTDANLRAALKKEVAGATVILVAQRVSTVMDADRIIVLDDGKLAGIGTHKELMNSCSVYREIVESQLSEEEIA from the coding sequence ATGCTAAAACTATTACGTTATTTAAAGCCCTATCGAACGGCTGTTACGTTAGTCCTTGTACTTATTTTTTTACAGTCACTTTCTTCGTTATATCTTCCCTATTTAATGTCAAATATTGTGGATGTCGGTGTTGTGAAAGGTGATATTCCGTATATCATAAAAATTGGCGGATTTATGCTCCTCGTGACGATTATTGGTGGGATATGTGCAATCTTCGCTGGTCTGTTTGCTTCTAAGGCTTCAGCTGGATTTGGGCAGATTCTTCGCAGTAAAGTCTTTACTCACGTAGAAAACTTTACGCTACATGAATTTGATCAAATCGGCACATCTTCACTCATTGTTCGCACGAACAATGACATTATGCAAGTACAGCAATTGGTGAATATGATGCTGCGAATGATGGTTATGGCCCCTCTTACAGCCATCGGTGGCATCATCATGGCGGTTTATACTGACGCCAAATTATCTTTAATTATTGTGGTTGTCATGCCTGTTTTGGGGCTTGCCATTTACGCAGTTCTTGGTAGAGGGATATCACTTTTTCGCGTTATGCAAGAGAAGGTGGATATATTAAACCGAGTACTTAGGGAAAATTTAACGGGCATCCGTGTTATCCGTTCTTTTGGTCGCACACCTTATGAACTTCACCGATTTGATGCAGCAAATCTAGATCTGACAGATACATCTGTCAGAGTATATAAGATCATGGCCGCTTTAATGCCGATGATGATGCTCATCATTAACTTATCGACGCTAGCTATTCTTTGGTTTGGCGGTATTCGCATCAATGATGGGGCAATGCAAGTTGGGAATCTCATGGCGTTTATTCAATACGTTATGCAAATTATGTTTTCTGTCATGATGGTGTCTATGATGGCTTTCATGATCCCTCGTGGTCAAGCATCTGCCGTCCGAATTCATGAAGTACTTCAGATGGTACCTGAAATTTCAGATCCTATCTCTGAGAAAATGACCGGTGAGACACGGGGAGACATCGAGTTTCGCGACGTCACTTTTAGTTATCCTGGTGCGCAAGAGCCAGCGCTCGCGCATTTATCATTTCATATTCATGCAGGTGAAACAACTGCAATTATCGGTGGAACCGGTTCTGGAAAATCAACACTCATTCATTTGATACCAAGATTTTATGATATCGATAGTGGCAGTATTTTGGTGGATGGGGTAGATGTACGCGAAATGTCACAAGCACACTTGCGCGCAAAGATCGGTTTTGTTCCACAAAAGGCCGTTCTATTCTCAGAAACGATTGCGCAAAATATTCGTTATGGCAATGAAAATTCAACAGATGAAGAAGTGCGAAAAGCAGCAGAAGTAGCGCAAGCATATGAATTCATTGCAACGATGAAGAATGGATTTGATTCTGTGATTGCGCAAGGTGGCGCCAATGTATCAGGTGGTCAAAAGCAGCGCTTAGCCATCGCACGCGCCTTAGTCAGAAAAGCAGAAGTGTATATTTTCGACGATAGTTTTTCTGCACTGGATTTTAAAACGGACGCCAATTTGCGCGCGGCGTTAAAAAAGGAAGTGGCAGGTGCCACGGTAATACTTGTTGCACAGCGTGTGAGTACAGTCATGGACGCGGATCGCATTATTGTTCTTGATGATGGAAAGCTAGCGGGGATCGGTACACACAAAGAGTTAATGAACAGCTGCTCAGTCTACCGTGAGATTGTCGAATCTCAACTTTCTGAGGAGGAGATCGCATGA
- a CDS encoding MarR family winged helix-turn-helix transcriptional regulator — MIIKNETSQNLYEAFVRLRKINWINWSSNSQLKASDIRVLFCIHHEPQSDPQGMMVSQISSCLHVTSPTVTQLIKELEAKGLVERAMDESDRRVIRVRLTADGIDVVTKAQEVVSEAFQGLTEYLGEQDSEQLAVLLSKVFRYYTDGQSKQGGDDSTC, encoded by the coding sequence ATGATTATAAAAAATGAGACTTCCCAAAATTTATATGAAGCATTTGTCAGACTGCGAAAGATCAATTGGATTAATTGGAGTAGCAACTCACAGCTAAAAGCAAGCGACATTCGAGTTTTATTTTGTATTCATCATGAACCACAGTCAGATCCGCAAGGAATGATGGTATCACAGATCAGTAGCTGTTTGCATGTCACATCCCCTACGGTAACACAGTTAATCAAGGAGTTGGAAGCCAAAGGTTTAGTGGAGCGTGCAATGGATGAGTCTGATCGCAGAGTGATTCGCGTCAGATTGACAGCAGATGGGATTGATGTAGTGACGAAAGCGCAGGAGGTGGTTTCAGAAGCATTTCAAGGGTTAACAGAGTATCTAGGTGAGCAAGATAGTGAACAGTTGGCTGTGCTCTTATCTAAAGTATTTCGCTATTATACAGACGGTCAATCAAAACAAGGTGGTGATGATTCTACATGCTAA
- a CDS encoding cytochrome c oxidase subunit 3, whose protein sequence is MTDQQGSQVSTGPVMSAKVLRQNRFGLLFFITSQLVPYFMLINDRFVLADTYVSPRLDPLLGGLLPSLLLLLGNIPVWRAVQAIAKGSLTQMKHQLQLVTIIGIVAMITMVWPIVDHRYDAISPFGEIHLVSLGLGGFFTLVSLLVLLGVMIRSTKGLIGPKHYFGVEATAWVWSFNTISWLALYIVVYFI, encoded by the coding sequence ATGACCGATCAACAAGGATCACAAGTTAGTACTGGACCTGTTATGTCAGCGAAGGTGTTGCGGCAAAATCGATTTGGTTTGTTGTTTTTCATCACCTCTCAGTTGGTGCCGTACTTTATGTTAATTAATGATCGCTTCGTTTTGGCTGATACGTATGTATCGCCGCGGTTAGATCCATTGTTAGGTGGACTATTGCCCTCGTTGCTTTTGTTACTTGGCAATATACCCGTATGGCGAGCTGTACAAGCTATTGCCAAAGGTTCACTGACACAAATGAAGCATCAATTGCAATTGGTGACCATTATTGGCATTGTGGCGATGATTACGATGGTTTGGCCCATAGTAGATCACCGGTATGATGCAATCTCACCTTTTGGAGAAATTCATTTAGTTTCATTAGGACTGGGTGGTTTCTTTACCTTAGTATCACTTCTTGTGTTGCTTGGGGTGATGATTCGCTCAACTAAAGGCCTCATTGGGCCAAAGCACTATTTTGGCGTGGAAGCGACCGCGTGGGTGTGGAGTTTTAATACAATTTCCTGGTTAGCATTGTACATCGTGGTGTACTTTATCTAG
- a CDS encoding cytochrome c oxidase subunit I — MSSVVSDMQGARSAHMKVKRMLPPVVRGLLWALIGFLIVNTLVSEVFDRMPYHPYVTRPSVTLGWVAAVIGWLLGVGAWEGFMKPYFGGTADWVVPNDWRKYFMYSIDHKVIGMQYIFSSLGGFLIAGFAAMLMRLELMKDHMWIFNNPGAYLSTVGIHGTVMMFSVGTVALIGGFGNYIVPLMIGANSTAYPRMSGISQWLVPAGIATVVLSPILGQWTTGWRGYEPLAGQDPAGIVFYYLGVFALTTSSLMVSINLTATILFKRAPGLTWNRIPMYAWGMLTVSLLNLIWLPEIQMTFLMGLLSAIIPLPYFSQLGSPLTYMEMFWLFGHPEVYIIVVPAFALWQELLPVMGQKSLFARQWGIIGLVFVMILSGLVWAHHMFTNMRNSQMLPFSFFTEMISIPTGFSFLVAIGTMWKSNLRLNTPTLFILMSLFNFLIGGVTGVLLADPVVNLQAHDTFFVIAHFHYTIIGGMVFSWFAAFYYWLPKFSGRMYNEFWGKIGAIWVFIGFNGVFFQLFLLGLKGMNRWVPVYPSYLQPMNFEISLFGFLLGLGFVFNFLHIAWMWHKGPVVGNNPWHSKTLEWQTSSPPANTNFDPIPQVIGSFYDYSDSKLAVATPYSDKKS; from the coding sequence GTGAGTTCTGTGGTCTCCGATATGCAAGGTGCGAGATCGGCGCATATGAAGGTAAAACGTATGCTTCCACCAGTTGTGCGCGGGTTGTTGTGGGCCTTAATCGGATTTTTAATCGTCAATACACTCGTAAGTGAAGTATTTGATCGGATGCCTTACCACCCATATGTAACTAGACCATCGGTCACGTTAGGGTGGGTTGCAGCGGTGATTGGCTGGTTACTTGGCGTTGGTGCATGGGAAGGGTTTATGAAACCCTATTTTGGCGGTACAGCAGATTGGGTCGTTCCAAATGATTGGAGAAAATATTTTATGTACAGCATTGATCACAAGGTGATCGGCATGCAGTATATTTTTTCTTCACTCGGTGGATTTCTCATCGCTGGATTTGCAGCTATGTTGATGCGGTTAGAATTGATGAAAGATCACATGTGGATTTTCAATAATCCCGGAGCCTATCTATCCACTGTGGGCATCCACGGTACAGTGATGATGTTTTCAGTTGGGACTGTAGCGCTTATTGGCGGATTTGGCAACTATATTGTTCCACTGATGATTGGTGCCAATTCTACCGCATATCCAAGGATGTCAGGTATCAGTCAATGGCTCGTACCTGCTGGCATTGCGACAGTTGTACTTAGTCCAATTCTTGGTCAGTGGACCACTGGCTGGCGAGGCTATGAGCCACTGGCTGGTCAAGACCCGGCGGGCATTGTGTTTTATTATTTGGGTGTATTTGCACTGACTACTTCTTCGCTGATGGTGTCTATTAATCTTACGGCGACGATTCTCTTTAAAAGAGCACCAGGACTGACCTGGAATCGGATTCCTATGTATGCGTGGGGCATGCTGACCGTTAGTTTATTGAATCTCATTTGGCTGCCAGAGATTCAAATGACTTTTTTGATGGGTTTATTAAGTGCCATCATTCCATTGCCCTACTTTTCACAATTAGGTAGTCCACTTACCTATATGGAAATGTTTTGGCTTTTTGGTCATCCTGAAGTATACATCATTGTCGTTCCAGCATTTGCTTTGTGGCAAGAACTGTTGCCGGTGATGGGGCAAAAATCACTATTTGCAAGGCAGTGGGGGATTATTGGATTAGTTTTCGTCATGATCTTGAGTGGGTTAGTATGGGCTCACCACATGTTTACCAACATGCGCAATAGTCAAATGCTTCCTTTTTCGTTTTTTACAGAGATGATCTCTATTCCGACGGGCTTCTCATTTTTAGTGGCCATAGGGACGATGTGGAAGTCGAATTTGCGACTCAATACGCCAACTTTGTTTATTTTAATGAGCTTGTTCAATTTTCTGATCGGCGGGGTAACTGGTGTATTACTCGCAGATCCAGTAGTCAATTTACAAGCTCATGATACGTTTTTTGTCATTGCACACTTTCACTACACGATTATCGGCGGGATGGTATTTTCATGGTTTGCTGCTTTTTACTACTGGTTACCGAAATTTAGTGGAAGAATGTACAACGAGTTTTGGGGGAAAATCGGGGCCATTTGGGTATTTATTGGATTCAATGGCGTGTTCTTTCAACTCTTTTTGCTTGGACTTAAAGGTATGAATCGGTGGGTCCCTGTATATCCAAGCTACTTGCAACCAATGAACTTTGAAATATCGTTATTTGGGTTCCTTCTTGGACTAGGGTTTGTATTTAACTTTTTACATATCGCTTGGATGTGGCATAAAGGGCCTGTGGTCGGAAATAATCCATGGCACTCAAAGACACTAGAGTGGCAAACATCTTCACCACCTGCAAATACAAACTTTGATCCAATCCCACAAGTGATTGGTAGCTTTTATGATTACAGTGACAGTAAGTTAGCTGTTGCAACGCCATACTCTGACAAGAAGTCTTAG
- a CDS encoding cytochrome c oxidase subunit II yields the protein MGDILAFTISWIVVSVLGEMGVHALFQKGLYYYTATTQAVDGEAAFAFILTILTPVFAFIVVMIIYSMIRFRARDQEIRPSRKQFYNNKAFVSIWITISIVLNLMFFVHPTASAVEQMFNSERARYNSHDLIVNVTARQWQWFFNYPQYNIAQAQDSNGNSILYLPANRTVKFVLRSYDPMHTYDPYIGVVHGFWIPAFGLKQDVIPGETRYLYVHTTKITSFEVNPMVRVQCTEVCGPGHPFMEAPVHIVSSSDFLKFVKQQQQLQAQQS from the coding sequence GTGGGTGACATCCTTGCTTTTACGATCTCGTGGATCGTCGTATCCGTTCTTGGAGAGATGGGCGTACACGCGCTGTTCCAAAAGGGCCTTTATTACTATACGGCGACCACACAGGCGGTGGATGGAGAAGCGGCGTTTGCTTTTATTTTGACAATTCTCACGCCAGTCTTTGCGTTTATTGTGGTTATGATCATCTATTCGATGATCCGCTTTCGAGCGCGGGATCAAGAGATTAGACCTAGTCGCAAGCAGTTTTATAACAATAAGGCGTTCGTGAGTATTTGGATCACTATCAGTATCGTATTGAATCTGATGTTTTTTGTTCATCCCACAGCATCAGCTGTGGAGCAGATGTTTAATAGTGAACGCGCACGGTATAACAGTCACGATCTGATTGTCAATGTGACTGCAAGACAGTGGCAGTGGTTTTTCAACTATCCACAATACAATATTGCACAAGCGCAAGATAGTAATGGCAACAGCATTCTGTATTTACCGGCAAATCGCACAGTGAAGTTTGTCTTGCGCTCGTATGATCCAATGCACACGTACGATCCGTATATTGGTGTTGTTCACGGTTTTTGGATACCTGCATTTGGTTTGAAACAAGACGTAATTCCTGGTGAAACACGCTATCTCTATGTGCATACGACTAAGATCACTTCTTTTGAAGTGAACCCAATGGTGCGTGTGCAGTGCACGGAAGTATGTGGACCTGGTCATCCATTTATGGAGGCTCCTGTACATATCGTGTCAAGCTCAGACTTTTTGAAATTTGTAAAACAACAGCAACAACTGCAAGCGCAACAATCGTAA